In Vespula vulgaris chromosome 10, iyVesVulg1.1, whole genome shotgun sequence, the following are encoded in one genomic region:
- the LOC127066647 gene encoding uncharacterized protein LOC127066647 isoform X2, with amino-acid sequence MTKILESNEQDKICNIVAVKNFKNNNVPEICIQIDRNEKKNPNYSNKTVQEKSPKKSPKKLPKNLLTNKKKRNLKRIKSRELFAGKVLVDCDCYHRNGLQHDCPRSLCGKEPCQELPLPKCDLGTYFIDKWTTYYDKLDRMMPSTFCGSEEDWLNELNKWKTNNLEAKKIDDDKNKLTY; translated from the exons ATGACGAAAATTCTCGAGAGTAACGAACAggataaaatatgtaatatcgtGGCcgt aaaaaatttcaaaaataacaaCGTACCGGAAATTTGCattcaaatcgatcgaaacgaaaagaagaatccAAATTATTCG aatAAAACTGTTCAAGAGAAATCACCAAAGAAATCACCAAAGAAATTGCCAAAGAATTTAttgacgaataaaaagaaacgtaatttaaaacgaataaaatcaaGAGAACTCTTTGCGGGTAAAGTACTCGTCGACTGCGATTGTTATCATCGAAACGGTCTTCAACATGATTGTCCTCGTAGTCTCTGTggaa AGGAACCATGTCAAGAGTTGCCCTTACCAAAATGCGATCTAGGGACTTACTTCATCGACAAGTGGACCACTTATTACGACAAGTTGGACCGAATGATGCCATCGACGTTTTGTGGTTCCGAAGAAGATTGGTTAAATGAATTAAACAAATGGAAAACTAACAATCTTGAGGCGAAGAAGATtgacgatgataaaaataagcTGACGTACTAA
- the LOC127066647 gene encoding putative uncharacterized protein DDB_G0267840 isoform X1, whose translation MTKILESNEQDKICNIVAVKNFKNNNVPEICIQIDRNEKKNPNYSAHGQENHTTVLPLATLTTCRNYPSGCTILECRLDDFNRPVAQILQVPGPDSNVNNQKMGLCVEAKQMSTGPCSRVTSCPIEETCKRNNNNVRLFKTCTVESGKICNKNNNNNNNNNNNNNNNNRNCNNGSPVSKIHCCAGPIVDKIRDVSNNQKNNQRPCSRSNRIKLICIPAEDEENDEEEQLEIEERERCREEEEEKEEEVVICPNIIKEQTETLENILKPGEVLICRPIPPFSESTNCTVNDTIEKFPLECCSRRNGLDSTKSRSFYRPCPADQSTNKQENYICSMRCSKSMDKPRDCTSKNDECRRDIDISSKIVECPSFRKKCCKEELSPSCCSQDSFDCYKDFVSANQLEKYRACRSKRNGLQDECYLPLPRNIKCKIREQCYKNRMEQCYKNRMKQCLELG comes from the exons ATGACGAAAATTCTCGAGAGTAACGAACAggataaaatatgtaatatcgtGGCcgt aaaaaatttcaaaaataacaaCGTACCGGAAATTTGCattcaaatcgatcgaaacgaaaagaagaatccAAATTATTCG GCCCATGGCCAAGAAAACCATACTACTGTTTTACCCTTGGCCACGTTGACCACCTGTCGAAATTATCCCTCGGGATGTACGATCCTGGAGTGTCGTTTAGACGACTTTAATCGACCAGTAGCTCAGATTCTCCAAGTGCCAGGACCAGATTCGAACGTAAACAATCAGAAGATGGGTCTATGTGTCGAAGCCAAACAAATGTCAACTGGACCATGTTCCAG AGTAACATCCTGCCCGATCGAAGAAACTTGCAAACGAAACAATAACAACGTTCGTTTGTTTAAAACGTGCACCGTAGAATCAGGaaagatttgtaataaaaataataataataacaacaataacaacaacaataataataataataatagaaattgtaATAACGGGAGTCCCGTTTCGAAGATACATTGTTGTGCTGGACCAATTGTTGACAAAATTCGAGATGTTtctaataatcaaaaaaataatcaaagacCATGTTCCCGATCTAATCGAATCAAACTCATATGTATACCAgccgaagacgaagaaaatgatgaagaagaacaactagaaatagaagaaagagaaagatgtagagaagaggaagaagaaaaagaagaagaagtagtaatATGTCCGAATATTATCAAAGAACAAACGGAAAccttagaaaatattttaaaacccGGAGAAGTTTTAATATGTCGACCTATACCGCCATTTTCCGAATCTACTAACTGTACGGTAAACGAtacaattgaaaaatttccATTAGAATGTTGTTCACGTAGGAACGGTTTGGATTCGACGAAATCACGATCATTTTATCGTCCATGTCCGGCCGATCAGTCgacaaacaaacaagaaaattatatttgctCGATGAGATGTTCTAAATCAATGGACAAACCGAGAGATTGCACTTCGAAAAACGACGAATGTAGAAGAGATATCGATATTAGTTCAAAAATCGTGGAATGTCCatcttttcgtaaaaaatgttGTAAAGAAGAATTATCTCCATCATGCTGTTCGCAAGATTCCTTTGACTGTTATAAAGATTTCGTTTCAGCGAatcaattagaaaaatatcgagcATGTCGATCAAAAAGGAACGGCCTTCAGGATGAATGTTATTTACCTTTGCCACGTAATATCAAATGTAAAATTAGAGAACAATGTTATAAGAATAGGATGGAACAATGTTATAAGAATAGGATGAAACAATGTCTAGAATTGGGATAA